A stretch of DNA from Vanacampus margaritifer isolate UIUO_Vmar chromosome 1, RoL_Vmar_1.0, whole genome shotgun sequence:
CGCCCCATAAAGTGATTGCagacaaataaacaatgatgccaagttacaaattaaatgtaatatgcCCGAGGTGTCTGCAGTGGTCTCCTGTAACCACACGATGGCGCCATGTCCACACTGTAGTATTGATAGGAATGAAAAAAGAGCAAGAAACAGGATCCTCATGAGCAATCTGAACCGTGGGAGGATTAGGGGGAAGTAGGGTGACGTCACCGGGCAGGATGTTTGTTTAGTGCCATGATCAAAGATGGCCGAGAGGTGCAATGTAAATGTcattcatgatgatgatgatgatgatgatgatgttgatgatgatatGTGCCCTTTGGAAGGAAGCCTCCAATTAAGACAGCTTTGCTTTTCCCTGCCGAGTGGCATTTTATTTAACGCTTGAAGTCCATTTGTAGAAGAATTTCTAAAAGCAGGAACATTCTCAGTTGAGGGTACCATTCCTCAGAAAAATGGTGTCAGAAGTGCAAGGTCAACTCTTGTCACTCCTGTAGTGTACATGAAATGGTCAGTACATAAATTTTTCATCTAAATGATTTTCAATCTAGTGGGGGCTCTAGTTGGAATTCCGGTTGATGATGCTATTCCTGGGACaaatggtgtcagaagtgggattgtAACCCATGATGACATCTGTTGGGCCCTGCGGTACTCCCACTCAAAAGTATTCTCAAACAAATGGTGTCAAAAACATCCTTAACAttttggtgtcagaagtgggaccaaaaataaataattaaataaaacgtttttagtatgtgagtgtgtatttttcaaaaaaaaaaaacacctacaaTGGCAAGGTGCCTTGACCCAGAATCCTCCAAATCGCTTTTGGggtaaaaagcaaacatttgttGTCGTGTCCTAGTTaacggaagaagaaaaaacaagcaaacaaaaaaaccttaGCGGGACAGGACCCATGAAGAGCTCGGGGCGACGACGCGTCATCACGCATGAGTGCGACGCCGGCCAAGAAAGTCCAAAGCAGCTGCGACGTGGAAATAAAAGCGTATCATTCTTCAAATTCCAAAgtgctttcctttttcttttttacatttcggAAATATTTTTCAGACCGTTCCTGCCTTGCCGGCCAGACCGCAACTAAACTCGCTGCCTTTCAGCCTGAAGCCGCTAAAGCTAATATTCCGTACCACAACAATTCCCCACAGCCTGCACCAAAATAGCAACTCGGGAGTTATTGTAAAGATGCCACACTGGACCTGCCCCCTAaaggcacgtttttttttttcttccattcatCGTTTTGTTAGCAAGTGAAGCGGAAGGGACGCCGCATTCTAGCTTTGTAGCATCACAATATATACATTAGCTTGGATAACAGGACCTTTGACCCTCGCAGCAGATGGACTAATGTCCACATTATTGCAAATGGAACAATCGTTGCATAAGTGCTGGCTAGCCATCGTTCGTTTTTTCTTTGAACCTGAGCCTATTCGGCCTGCCaagaggcggcggcggtggcgcgAGTGCCATGGCCAGGTGAGGATGCATGGCTGCCAAGTTGTATTTATTGGTGACATAACTGCTGACAAAAGCAGCGGGAGTCATTTGGAAATGTTTCGAGCAATCTCATTATCTGTTCATATTCAGCCAAACGCTTCAGAACTCTTTGGACGGACGCCGGACGGCGCTTCGCAGTGCAGATGGACACATTTGACCATGTGTCAAGTAACCAAACACGAAGCATAAGACATAAATAACCAAAAACGGTTCCCTGCAGGCGAGCTAACCAAGCACGTGTGTCGACTTGAACTATATTTGGTACATTTGCAGCCAAATATTGCATCACAAAGCTTGCGTGACCAAATAAGGTTCCAACAAATGTAATGACTCAAAGGCTTGCtaaaatcattattttgttCATACTATTCTGTCTTGACTTGACTAGTGTTTAGGAACTAGCTGTACAGATCGctaacagcttttccaataaaGGCCAGGAAGCCGCTTGCTGTTTTGGTAATTTACTGGATGAAACCCTAACATACAAAACATAGCGGGACATTACAATAATTGTATTTAAGGTTTGAAACAATATAAATTTGCATCATTTACTAAAATTAGCTGTAAACCCTAAAAAAAcgagagcgttttttttttaaccgttagcataatgctaatttACATGGGCACTACCATGGAAATGCTACGCTAACTAGTAACTTTTGTCACATTGGAACTTAATACACAATTCAAACATCCGATTCAATAAGCTAGGTCAAGCCACAAAACtcctcaaaataaaatacagatatATTTCTGGAGCCAAAATGACACTTTAGGCTTCACCACTGGATTAGCTGTGGAGCCGTGTCGGAGTATTGCTTGGCGTACGATGCGCGACGGTAGCATCCGAGGGTCAAAACATACAATGTCGCAAACACCACTTTCCCCACAAGAGGGCAGTACACATACTTTTCACAGTTTTATCTTGTGTCAACAAGTTAAATATTCCAGAATAAAGCGTACCTTAGCATGAACACTTCCGCTACCAACTATGGTTCCCTGCTCTTGAGTTAGCCCAGCAAACATAATGATTGAAAGACTTGTCAAATCATTGTTTTGTTCATatgttcacctttttttttaatgaattttttttagcacacgTCAACTAGCAAATGGCTGATGATGGAGTGTAGCATGTGTGGAGTGTAGAACCGGAGAGAATAATAAAGTGAGGCGGCAGCGACCCCGAGGGCAGACGCTCGCAGCAACCGTCCATACTGTCGATGAATAAATGATGTATCGCCACACAATCACGGTCAAGAGCTTTtcagaaggatttttttttttgggttatgAATTCCGCCTAACTCCTTCTCCACCTGTAACCTTTCCTTTCACTCAAGACTGGGAAAATGTCAAAGCCACCGCGACGCTGCCACGGGGCTCAACACTCGCCTGCCAAACACAAAACCACTAAaagcttgtgtttttttcccctcccttttACAGCCCAAGAAAGGTTAGCGGCGGGAAGACGCCATGCTGACCCATTTTTACAGGTTAACCCTTTAagaacacttcttttttttaaatcctcatttttgtagttttagtAGATTTACCATGTGTCAAGTGAACAAACACTCCAGCATAATACAGCTAATTTGGTTCCATGACTGCGAGTTAACCCgacaaatatactttcagagcatctgtattttttgtaacagtttcaGCATGTGTCAACTGTCAGCGAGCCAGATATTGCCGCATGAAACTTGAGTTACAAAAAAGGGTTCCCTGTTTGAGAGTTAACCAGGATACGTAATAACACAAAGACGTgtaaaatacttatttttaaaattactttcaTGTAACATTTACAGAGTTGCAAAATCCTTCCATTCAGTTTTTGCCAAGTGTCAATTAGCCAAATACTCCAGCATATAATTGAAGGTACCAAATTGGGTTCCCTGACAGCGAGTTAACCCAACACATGAAAGTAAATCAAACACTTGGATTAGCAtaattttttcatacttttaaggATTTTACCAGGTGTCAACTAGCCAAATACTCCATCATATAATTGAAGGTACCAAATTGGGTTCCCTGACAGCGAGTTAACCCAACACATGAAAGTAAATCAAACACTAGGaatagcataattttttttaaatacttttaaggATTTCACCATGTTTCAACTAGCCAAATACTCCATCATATAATTGAAGGTACCAAATTGGGTTCCCTGACAGCGAGTTAACCCAACACATGAAAGTAAATCAAACACTTGGATTAGCAtaattttttcatacttttaaggATTTTACCAGGTGTCAACTAGCCAAATACTCCATCATATAATTGAAGGTACCAAATTGGGTTCCCTGACAGCAAGTTAACCCAACACATGAAAGTAAATCAAACACTAGGAAtagcataattttttaaaatacttttaaggATTTCACCATGTTTCAACTAGCCAAATACTCCAGCATATAATTGAAGGTACCAAATTGGGTTCCCTGACAGCAAGTTAACCCAACACAAGAAGTAAATCAAACACTTGGATTAGCAtaattttttcatacttttaagaATTTTACCAAGTGTCAACTAGCCAAATACTCCATCATATAATTGAAGGTACCAAATTGGGTTCCCTGACAGCGAGTTAACCCAACAGATGAAAGTAAATCAAACACTTGGATTAGCAtaattttttcatacttttaaggATTTTACCATGTTTCAACTAGCCAAATACTCCAGCATATAATTGAAGGTACCAAATTGGGTTCCCTGACAGCGAGTTAACCCAACACATGAAAGTAAATCAAACACTAGGAATAGCATAATTTTTGTCATACTTTTAAGGATTTTACCAAGTGTCAACTAGCCAAATACTCCAGCATATAATTGAAGGTACCAAATTGGGTTCCCTGACAGCGAGTTAACCCAACACATGAAAGTAAATCAAACACTAGGaatagcataatttttttaaatacttttaaggATTTCACCATGTTTCAACTAGCCAAATACTCCAACATATAATTGAAGGTACCAAATTGGGTTCCCTGACAGCGAGTTAACCCAACACATGAAAGTAAATCAAACACTAGGaatagcataatttttttaaatacttttaaggATTTCACCATGTTTCAACTAGCCAAATACTCCAGCATATAATTGAAGGTACCAAATTGGGTTCCCTGACAGCGAGTTAACCCAACACATGAAAGTAAATCAAACACTTGGATTAGCAtaattttttcatacttttaaggATTTTACCATGTTTCAACTAGCCAAATACTCCAGCATATAATTGAAGGTACCAAATTGGGTTCCCTGACAGTGAGTTAACCCAACACATGAAAGTAAATCAAACACTAGGAATAGCATAATTTTTGTCATACTTTTAAGGATTTTACCAAGTGTCAACTAGCCAAATACTCCAGCATATAATTGAAGGTACCAAATTGGGTTCCCTGACAGCGAGTTAACCCAACACATGAAAGTAAATCAAACACTAGGaatagcataatttttttaaatacttttaaggATTTCACCATGTTTCAACTAGCCAAATACTCCAACATATAATTGAAGGTACCAAATTGGGTTCCCTGACAGCGAGTTAACCCAACACATGAAAGTAAATCAAACACTAGGaatagcataatttttttaaatacttttaaggATTTCACCATGTTTCAACTAGCCAAATACTCCAGCATATAATTGAAGGTACCAAATTGGGTTCCCTGACAGCGAGTTAACCCAACACATGAAAGTAAATCAAACACTTGGATTAGCATAATTTTTGTCATACTTTTAAGGATTTTACCAAGTGTCAACTAGCCAAATACTCCAGCATATAATTGAAGGTACCAAATTGGGTTCCCTGACAGCGAGTTAACCCAACACATGAAAGTAAATCAAACACTAGGaatagcataatttttttaaatacttttaaggATTTCACCATGTTTCAACTAGCCAAATACTCCAACATATAATTGAAGGTACCAAATTGGGTTCCCTGACAGAGAGTTAACCCAACACATGAAAGTAAATCAAACACTAGGaatagcataatttttttaaatacttttaaggATTTTACCAGGTGTCAACTAGCCAAATACTCCAGCATATAATTGAAGGTACCAAATTGGGTTCCCTGACAGCGAGTTAACCCAACACATGAAAGTAAATCAAACACTAGGaatagcataatttttttaaatacttttaaggATTTCACCATGTTTCAACTAGCCAAATACTCCAACATATAATTGAAGGTACCAAATTGGGTTCCCTGACAGAGAGTTAACCCAACACATGAAAGTAAATCAAACACTTGCATTCGCATCTTTTCATCCTTTTATTCAGCAAAATTTTCCATGCTTGTGACAAGCAGCCGGACGTATTAACATATACATTATAAGCATGTATCAAAACCACTCATAGCACACTTTTGAAGCGTGAAAAACTTCTGAAATGTTCTTAACAACAGTAATCATAATACAGGTTTTACACACTCGACACTAACGTATGTTGCATTCGGATTGGCAAGAATACGCAGAAGCTACGACAGCAACGCTTGACGTGAGTTTACAACTATCGTGTAAAAGTCGCGATAAAAAAAGGGGCACACGTTGAACTactgacttcttcttttttctcgaGCTACAGCTGCCTCGCTCCTGTCATGTAATCGCGATTTGGACCCACCCAAGCATCCAGCACCAGCGCGGATTAGCGGCGAATGCAACGAGATGTGATATATTTCCATATCTGAAGAAGATTGGATTGTCTTTTGATCTGTGATTAAAAGGTGAGCTAATCTCGCTGGCTTGAGATTGAGATGAGTCCATCTAGCTGATCATGTTTTGTTTATCATCCGCGTTGAGCCTTTTAGTAGGCTGCAATTTGCACAAATGTAGTCTTTGTCAACACACGTCATGTACAACGGAGCTGTCCAGAATCTTTTGACAGAAGAAACTCAAAGAACTTTTAATAAATCTAAAATATCAACTAAAAAATGTTCATTGCGACAAGAAGAAATttgacatctttttttaattcaaatgaataaaattgtaacaaaaaatgcttgATGCTCAACATTATCCCTTGCACTATTTTCTCGATTTGTTAAAGTTACAGTATATCAAAAGCAATATTACACAAATTAAAGTGAACAGTCCATAAAATCAcagattttaaataaaaaatagataaaacatGACTATAGAATGCTCCATGAAACCCAACTTAAAAAAAGTTGACTGTTACAGGACAAcacgtttaaataaataaataaatacataaataatatgttGATTCGGTGATGATGtccaaaaatttaataaatatgtcGTTTTTTTCACAAgaattccccaaaaaaaaattcaattaaaaagtattgaatattacaaaatagcagttttagatgaaaaatattaaacaatactgtgaaatgattattatcattattattctcATCATCACATAACTATtgttaatgtttaaaaacaaatacaatgaatatagcacatttaaaaataaataaatgttgcttTAGCCTATAGTGAAtgtgacaatatatatattttaatgaatttataaataataaatactaaacTGTTTTTATCATGATTTGTAAACACAACGTGACGTGTCCCCCTCCTTCCAATTCATCCCTGACTGCAGCCTGCAGAACATCATGACTTCCTCTCGCCAAACCACAAATCTTATATACAAGCACAAGCCCGATGACATTAGAGcattttctcttctctctcccACGGGACGGGgtcctgctcctcctccacctGCGTGTTCCTGCGCCCCGTCCAAAAGTGCTCCACGTCGGGGAAGGTGTTCTCGGCGTTGGCGAGCACCGCGTTGGCCCCGACGCCGCCGCCCAGCTCGGCCCCGTTGCCCTCGGTGGTCTTGGGGGCTCCgtccgccgccaccgccgccgccgccgccgccgccaccgccgccttGGACCCGCGGCAGGCGGCCGCCACGCAGAGGGCGGCCAGGCCGCGACGCACGTCGTCGTACATGCCGACCAGCAGCACCGGCGAGAGCGCGCTGCAGGCGTACACCAGCACCTGCGCGCACAGGAGCACCCCCGCGGGGGGCTTGTGGTAGCCCAGCCGCACCCAGGTGAAGGTACCCCACTCGGGCAGCAGCGTGAGCCCCAGCGTGCTGCTCAGGCACAGCAGCACCAGCGTCACTTTGCTGTGGCGGCGCGGGCTCGGCGCGTAATTGAGCGCCCGGTGCAGGCTCTTGGTGTAGTAGGCCACCGTGAAGACCACCGGGGTCACGTAGGCGGCGGTCGGGTAGATCTTGTAGTAGAGAGCCATGAAGTGCGACGCGCACGCCGGCACGCGGGACACGCACACCAGCACGCCGTGCGTGCCGCGCGCCTGCAACGCGGCGAACAGCATCTGCGGGATGGGCAGCATCATGGACAGCAGCCACACCAGCGCCACCGCCCAAGCGATCCAGCCGCGCTGcgggggggcggcggcggcggcggcggcgcgctCCGTCGTGTGCTTGGCCCGGGTGCTGACCGCCAGCAGGAGCGTCTTGGCCACCAGGCACGAGTGCTGGAACCAGTCGGCGGTGGCGCACGCGAAGCGGCCGAGAACCCAGGCTTGCTTGTAGGCGGCGAGCGCGCGCACCGGGGCGCACAGCACCAGGATGAGCGCGTCCGTGGCGGCCACCGAGGCCAGCAGAGCCTTCGCCTCGGACCCTCGACCCGCGCGGTAGTCGCGCGCGAAGACGAGCAGCACCAGGAGGTTGCCCGCGGCGCCCGACACGCACATGCCGAGCAGCAACGCCGGCACGGACGTCCGGATGTCCTCCCCGTCGAGGAGCTGGACGCCCCCCGCGAAGTCCACGAAAGTCCCGTTTGGATCGGAATCCATTTCTTCCAAAGGTTCGGCCGAGCGGGTGCGAGCGCGCGTCTGAGCTTGAGGCGGGCGAACTTGGACTATTTACGGCGCTGCCCGGATGGGAGCGCACCGCAGCGTGACGCCATTTGCGTGCTGGTGAGCGCGTGCGTCATTGCGGTGGGCGGGCAAGTCATGACGTCACGCACACTTAGCATCCAGCCTTTATTCAGCAGACAAAATGAAGATGGTTGGGTCCCGTTGACCATCAGAAAAAGTGCGGGTGTTCATCCATTTCACGGAATGGGAAAATTGGCAAATGTGTGCATGGATGAATTACCCTTACACCAGAAAATGTGTGGGTGTTAAATGCATCATTGGTGAGAAAAGTGAGCATCCAACCCTTTAACTAGGAAATGTGTGGGTGTTGAActctcaaactaaaaaaaagttttgctggGAAATATGTCTGCCGCGCACATTCACTGGGACAACTGTGTCTGTTAAAGCCTTTTACATGGGATAAGTGTGGGTGTTAAACACATTCACTGGGGAAAATGAGGGTATGAAACGCTTGCTGGGAAAGATGTGGGTGTTTAAGACTCATAAAAAACACACGCGGGTGTTGAACACTTTCACTGGTTAAAGTGTGGGGCATTGAATACGTTCACTGGGAAAAGTGTGGGTGTAGCAGCCCTTTTACTgggaaaaatgtgtgtgttgaaCTCTTTAACCCCAAAAAACGCGGGTGtggaactctttttttttttttgctgtgaagGATGCTGTTGCACACTTTCACTGGGTTAAAGCCTTTGACTGGGATAAGTGTGGGCGTTGAACTATTTAGCCACGAAAAGTGTGGGTGTACCGtaacacccttttttttcttggaaaaagtGTGGGGGCTGAACCCTTTCAACAGGAAAAGTGTGGGTGTACCTTTAAATCCTTTTTTGCAAAAGTGTGGGTGTACTCTTAAACCCTTTTATTGGTAAAAGTGTGGGTGTAGCGTTAAGCCCTTTAACTATGGGTGCTGAACACATTGACTGGGAAAAGTGTGGGTGTACCGTAAcgcccttttttttcttggaaaaagtGTGGGTATACCGTAAcgcccttttttttcttggaaaaagtGTGGGGGCTGAACCCTTTCAACAGGAAAAGTGTGGGTGTACCTTTAAATCCTTTTTTGCAAAAGTGTGGGTGTAGCGTTAAGCCCTTTTATTGGTAAAAGTGTGGGTGTAGCGTTAAGCCCTTTAACTATGGGTGCTGAACACATTGACTGGGAAAAGTGTGGGTGAACTGGTACACCCTTTTACTGTGAAAAGTGTGGGTGTAGCAGCCCTTTTACTgggaaaaatgtgtgtgttgaaCTCTTTAACCCCAAAAAACGTGGGTGtggaactctttttttttttgctgtgaagGATGCTGTTGCACACTTTCACTGGGTTAAAGCCTTTGACTGGGATAAGTGTGGGCGTTGAACTATTTAGCCACGAAAAGTGTGGGTGTACCGTAAcgcccttttttttcttgggggcTGAACCCTTTCAACAGGAAAAGTGTGGGTGTACCTTTAAATCCTTTTTTGCAAAAGTGTGGGTGTAGCGTTAAGCCCTTTAACTATGGGTGCTGAACACATTGACTGGGAAAAGTGTGGGTGAACTGGTACACCCTTTTACTGTGAAAAGTGTGGGTGTTGAACCCGTTAACTGGTAAAAGTGTGGGTGTACCGTTAAACCCTTCATTTGGAAAAATTGCAAGTGTTGAACATTTTCGCTGGTAAAAGTATGGGTATTAAAATCTTTCAACCACAAAAGTGTGACAGTTGAACTTTTTCAGCAGGAGAAGAGTGTTTGTTTAATCCTTTTATTCGGAAAAGTACGGGTTAAATTTAAACGTCAACCTTTGGAATTATGATGCTGTTGCTTTGAAATTTTCTGATTTGAGTCGAGGGAAGCCGCTTGATCGAGTTGCGAGGTCGACTCCCGACTCGCAGACGCTAGATTGCGACATTTGTCGGAAGACATTTGCAGTCTTTCAAGCGTCATCTTTAAGGTTGCGTATGTAGCAGCTGTCTGAAGGACTGTTGCCACGGTTACGGACCGCATACGGCGAGGTGTTGACTCCAAGTGCATCTGGGGTGCGCGCGGGTGCGACGGGACGCCACGCAGAGGTGAGGGGGCGCCCACTCAAAGGCTGTCACCTCAACGGAGACGGCCGGTTGCTAGGCGACCGCATGGGCCGCTTAAGTGGCGTGATGGGGGAGGAGGGCGAGGAGAGTGCGGAGCCGAGGGTGCCCTGATGCGATTCACGAGGGGCGGGGGGGGCGCACACCACACCCGCATTGGCTGCCAGTAATTGAAGCTCATCGGTTGTGTAAGGTGTGATAACGCTCGGAAAAGTGCAACCCTGACTAAACCCGGTCAAAGGGTTCCAAACCCATGTTTTGACAAGGTTTAACACCCAAATATTTCCAGGTGAAAAGGGAGAAATGTGAGCTAGTTTGGTGGCATCGCAACACCTACACTATTCCCATTGATAGGCTTCAACACCCACACACTTCTTAAAAGGTTCAAAAGACCTATTTTTTGCAGACGTCCGTCCATGTGGACATTGCGGGGACGGGATTGTTCCCCCCCCTCGCTTCATCGCCTCCTCCCTCATTCTCCCACTGACCTCCTTCCCTGCCGCAGGCTGAACAACAAGAGGACGGATGTgggatacacacacaaaaaaaaagaaaaaaaaaggagaaagagAAAGTCGTAATGTTGCCTTTGGAGTTGGACGTCCATGCACTAAGTAGTTTTGTCACCACAGGGACGTccaaactaaacacaca
This window harbors:
- the LOC144050316 gene encoding G-protein coupled receptor 151 gives rise to the protein MDSDPNGTFVDFAGGVQLLDGEDIRTSVPALLLGMCVSGAAGNLLVLLVFARDYRAGRGSEAKALLASVAATDALILVLCAPVRALAAYKQAWVLGRFACATADWFQHSCLVAKTLLLAVSTRAKHTTERAAAAAAAPPQRGWIAWAVALVWLLSMMLPIPQMLFAALQARGTHGVLVCVSRVPACASHFMALYYKIYPTAAYVTPVVFTVAYYTKSLHRALNYAPSPRRHSKVTLVLLCLSSTLGLTLLPEWGTFTWVRLGYHKPPAGVLLCAQVLVYACSALSPVLLVGMYDDVRRGLAALCVAAACRGSKAAVAAAAAAAVAADGAPKTTEGNGAELGGGVGANAVLANAENTFPDVEHFWTGRRNTQVEEEQDPVPWEREEKML